In Calonectris borealis chromosome 29, bCalBor7.hap1.2, whole genome shotgun sequence, one genomic interval encodes:
- the LOC142094345 gene encoding nuclear receptor subfamily 2 group F member 5-like: MALAAGPWPEPPLPPPPPPPPPPPGGPEAAGKAAGDCLVCGDKASGKHYGQFTCEGCKSFFKRSVRRNLSYSCRGGRDCPVDQHHRNQCQYCRLRKCLRVGMRREAVQRGRMAHAPSSPGQYPVVPGDPYGGHGYLSGFISLLLRAEPYPPARYGAPCLQPSGVVGIESICELAARLLFSAIEWAKGIPFFPDLQLSDQVALLRLGWSELFVLNAAQSALPLHAAPLLAAAGLHAAPMAADRVVAFMDHIRLFQEQVEKLKALHVDAAEYACLKAVALFSPDAVGLSDPGQVAGLQEKSQCALEEHVRRQHPSQPSRFGRLLLRLPALRSVSAPGIQQLFFSRLVGKTPIETLIRDMLLAGATLNWPYGPMQ; encoded by the exons atGGCCCTGGCGGCGGGGCCGTGGCCggagcctcctcttcctcctcctcctcctcctcctcctcctcctcccggtgGCCCGGAGGCggcggggaaggcggcgggggATTGCCTGGTGTGCGGGGACAAGGCGAGCGGGAAGCACTACGGGCAGTTCACCTGCGAGGGCTGCAAGAGCTTCTTCAAGCGCTCCGTGCGCCGCAACCTCTCCTACAgctgccgggggggccgggactGCCCCGTGGACCAGCACCACCGCAACCAGTGCCAGTACTGCCGGCTCCGCAAGTGCCTCCGCGTGGGGATGCGGCGGGAAG CCGTGCAGCGAGGCCGCATGGCTCACGCCCCGAGCAGCCCCGGCCAATACCCCGTGGTCCCCGGCGACCCTTACGGTGGCCACGGCTACTTAAGCGGCTTCATCTCATTGCTGCTCCGCGCCGAACCGTACCCCCCGGCCCGCTACGGCGCCCcgtgcctgcagcccagcggcGTGGTGGGCATCGAGAGCATCTGCGAGCTGGCCGCTCGCCTCCTCTTCAGCGCCATCGAATGGGCCAAGGGCATCCCCTTCTTCCCGGATTTACAACTTTCGGATCAAGTCGCTTTACTCCGCTTGGGTTGGAGCGAGCTCTTCGTGCTGAACGCGGCGCAGTCGGCGTTACCGTTGCACGCCGCCCCTTTGTTGGCCGCCGCCGGGCTTCACGCCGCCCCCATGGCCGCCGACCGCGTGGTCGCCTTCATGGACCACATCCGCCTCTTCCAGGAGCAGGTGGAGAAGCTGAAGGCGCTGCACGTCGACGCCGCCGAGTACGCCTGCCTCAAGGCCGTGGCCCTCTTCTCCCccg ACGCGGTGGGGCTGTCGGACCCGGGGCAGGTGGCCGGCCTGCAGGAGAAGTCGCAGTGCGCGCTGGAGGAGCACGTGCGGCGGCAgcaccccagccagcccagccgcTTCGGGCGCCTGCTCCTGCGCCTGCCCGCCCTGCGCAGCGTCTCCGCCCCCGGCATCCAGCAGCTCTTCTTCAGCCGCCTGGTGGGCAAGACCCCCATCGAGACCCTCATCCGCGACATGCTGCTGGCCGGCGCCACCCTCAACTGGCCCTACGGCCCCATGCAGTGA
- the BOLA1 gene encoding bolA-like protein 1, with protein sequence MPAPLLAAAGRGLWAMGDGGPLARAIRAKLAAALQPTHLQVLDESSRHGGPPGAETHFTVVVVSGRFAGLPPLQRHRLVHAALRAELAGPLHALAIVARTPQQWENDPLVPPRPPCLGGSKQERRRDAAGGDGDSPRNQ encoded by the coding sequence ATGCCGGCTCCCCTCCTggcggccgccggccggggccTGTGGGCCATGGGGGACGGTGGCCCACTGGCCCGCGCCATCCGCGCCAAGCTGGCGGCGGCCCTGCAGCCCACCCACCTCCAGGTCCTGGACGAAAGCTCCCGCCATGGCGGCCCCCCTGGTGCCGAAACCCATTTCACGGTGGTGGTGGTGAGCGGGCGCTTCGCCGGGCTGCCCCCCCTGCAGCGGCACCGCCTGGTCCACGCCGCCCTTCGCGCCGAGCTGGCCGGACCCCTCCACGCCCTCGCCATCGTCGCCAGGACCCCCCAGCAATGGGAAAACGACCCCCtcgtccccccccggcccccttgTTTGGGGGGTTCCAAGCAGGAGCGACGCAGGGACGCGGCCGGCGGGGACGGGGATTCGCCCAGGAATCAGTGA